In a genomic window of Streptomyces noursei ATCC 11455:
- a CDS encoding right-handed parallel beta-helix repeat-containing protein produces the protein MPRLGLRVVAAVLGTLTLVVGCGGGDGGSGSGRRPTGAHVTIRVPADAPTISAAVSLARPGDLVLVAPGVYHESVRIGTARITLRGASRDEVVIDGRLQQPNGVVVAAPGVAVQNLTVRNNTQNGVLVTGSAKAAGGLPGHSGGYDTGDEPVTFLKSFLVSYVTATRNGLYGIYAFSAQNGVIEHSYASGGADSGIYVGQCKPCHIVVRDNVAELNAVGYEGTNASGDMYVVGNRLVGNRVGLTTDSDHQEKLLPQRGAVIAGNLIAANQQRATPEQADGGWGTGVGIDGGSDNQFVRNRIADNSNAGLVITATADIPPVGNQIVDNTFTGNGVDVGWTFPTATRGRDNCLRGNALRTTVPAGLATAASCPLPAKSPSPAGRWAMPTAPGGIPFTEVAAPGPQPQFPDASATGATAVPAVPALPDAAGIPLPSASLLAAHARVGTS, from the coding sequence ATGCCTCGATTAGGTCTTCGCGTGGTGGCCGCGGTGCTGGGCACGCTGACGCTCGTGGTCGGCTGCGGTGGCGGCGATGGTGGATCGGGCAGCGGCCGGCGTCCGACCGGTGCGCATGTGACGATCCGAGTGCCGGCCGATGCCCCGACGATCTCGGCTGCGGTGTCGTTGGCCCGGCCCGGTGACCTGGTGCTGGTCGCTCCCGGCGTGTACCACGAGTCGGTGCGGATCGGCACGGCTCGCATCACCCTTCGCGGCGCGTCCCGGGACGAGGTCGTCATCGACGGGCGGTTGCAGCAGCCGAACGGTGTCGTCGTCGCGGCGCCCGGGGTGGCCGTGCAGAACCTGACCGTGCGGAACAACACGCAGAACGGGGTGCTGGTCACCGGTTCGGCGAAGGCGGCCGGCGGGCTGCCGGGGCATTCCGGCGGCTACGACACCGGAGATGAGCCCGTCACCTTCCTGAAGTCGTTCCTGGTCTCGTATGTGACCGCGACCCGCAACGGCCTGTACGGCATCTACGCGTTCTCCGCGCAGAACGGTGTCATCGAGCATTCGTACGCGTCGGGCGGGGCCGACTCGGGGATCTATGTCGGGCAGTGCAAGCCGTGTCACATCGTGGTGCGGGACAACGTCGCCGAACTCAACGCGGTCGGCTACGAAGGCACCAACGCCAGTGGCGACATGTACGTGGTCGGCAACCGTCTTGTCGGTAACCGGGTGGGCCTGACCACCGACTCCGACCACCAGGAGAAGCTGCTCCCGCAGCGGGGCGCCGTCATCGCGGGCAATCTGATCGCCGCCAACCAGCAGAGGGCCACCCCGGAGCAGGCCGACGGCGGGTGGGGCACCGGCGTCGGCATCGACGGCGGCAGCGACAACCAGTTCGTCCGCAACCGCATCGCCGACAACAGCAACGCCGGGCTGGTGATCACCGCGACCGCCGACATACCTCCGGTCGGCAACCAGATCGTGGACAACACCTTCACCGGCAACGGCGTCGACGTCGGCTGGACGTTCCCCACCGCCACGCGGGGACGGGACAACTGTCTGCGCGGCAACGCCCTGCGGACCACCGTGCCGGCCGGGCTCGCGACTGCCGCGTCCTGCCCGCTTCCGGCCAAGTCGCCCTCGCCGGCCGGCAGATGGGCGATGCCGACGGCACCCGGTGGCATCCCGTTCACCGAGGTCGCGGCGCCCGGTCCACAGCCGCAGTTCCCCGACGCCTCCGCTACGGGCGCCACCGCCGTCCCGGCCGTTCCGGCCCTACCGGACGCGGCAGGCATCCCGCTGCCGTCGGCGTCCCTGCTCGCCGCGCACGCGCGGGTGGGGACCTCCTGA
- a CDS encoding SdrD B-like domain-containing protein, translated as MNRVDRDSRRSARGLVEPLARVGLSVLLLAGGAVGATAGPAVASTADGTLTVEALRDFFGTGVINTTMDVPQRGMKVEISDPAGHHVTGVTDATGKVVVSRSKVLNGGRYRVDVSVPAPYSDYLRAAPASTVGNHFDSFTSFVDVSGGKNASVVTGVWDPADYALPDSRYFVPVQNGAGGTDTRALVAFGTKTRGTCPTGVSCPTTLATQAQVGTTFGLAYDKYRSRLFQSAFARRYAPYGPKGAGAIYTLPVDGGGAPKLFAQVPGAATTPHDTADMIKDPGFIDAPGKESIGGLALSEDGATLYAVNLRTRSLVGFDARGTTAAAPETTVRIPDPGCASPGDWRPFGLATHDNTLYVGGVCTAESTQQRADLKAVVYTYDGKRFTTVLTHPLTDKRGTVFTGAGDVAQATHWNPWNTSLATWDARKVGGAFIDPQPEFASLAFARDGSMILGFRDRFMDVLSAKGLDPRPGNSTREVGMSGGDITMACATPSGGYAWEGTGNCPNHANRATDGGQSNGVVEYFPGDFFAGGHQETALGSVAYIPQQQWVVSTEFDPTVNIETAGTGYYDITTGQGPGNAPTANAYQFIGQEQNGFGKAGGLGDIAYAAANAPIQIGNLVWFDGDHNGVQDPAEVLLPGATINLLDAGGKQVATTRTDAAGEYYFGGVGAAYQLTPGAKYTVQFDVCTADTGKVPGRPAASELRFTLPRAGATRAHDSNVTPPTTGRLCNGYAPVTAPDKPGGVDHTIDAGVYIPKATPTPTPTPTPTPTSPPASTPPSPGPPASPAPAGGGTGSLAHTGTSGLPKMIALAGLLVSAGLVIAFLSRQRRAQKH; from the coding sequence ATGAACCGAGTCGACAGAGACTCGCGCCGGTCGGCCCGCGGGCTCGTGGAGCCGCTGGCGCGCGTGGGGTTATCTGTTCTCTTGTTGGCGGGCGGCGCCGTGGGAGCGACGGCTGGACCGGCCGTCGCTTCGACCGCCGACGGCACGCTGACGGTTGAGGCGCTGCGCGACTTCTTCGGCACCGGCGTGATCAACACGACGATGGACGTGCCGCAGCGGGGGATGAAGGTGGAGATCTCCGACCCCGCCGGGCACCATGTCACCGGCGTCACGGATGCCACCGGAAAGGTCGTGGTGTCGCGGTCGAAGGTGCTGAACGGCGGCCGTTACCGCGTCGACGTCAGCGTCCCGGCACCGTACAGCGACTATCTGCGGGCGGCGCCCGCGTCGACGGTGGGGAACCACTTCGACAGCTTCACGTCGTTCGTGGACGTGTCGGGCGGAAAGAACGCCTCGGTGGTGACGGGCGTGTGGGATCCGGCCGACTACGCACTGCCGGACTCGCGGTATTTCGTTCCGGTCCAGAACGGCGCCGGCGGAACCGACACCCGGGCACTGGTGGCGTTCGGGACGAAGACCCGAGGCACCTGTCCCACCGGTGTCTCGTGCCCGACCACGCTGGCCACGCAGGCCCAGGTGGGCACGACGTTCGGGTTGGCGTACGACAAGTACCGCAGCCGGCTGTTCCAGAGCGCGTTCGCCCGCCGGTACGCCCCGTACGGGCCGAAGGGCGCTGGCGCGATCTACACGCTGCCGGTCGACGGCGGGGGCGCGCCCAAGCTGTTCGCGCAGGTGCCGGGCGCCGCGACGACGCCGCACGACACCGCCGACATGATCAAGGATCCCGGGTTCATCGACGCACCGGGCAAGGAGAGCATCGGTGGCCTGGCCCTGTCGGAGGACGGCGCCACGCTGTACGCGGTGAACCTGCGCACCCGCAGCCTGGTCGGCTTCGACGCGAGGGGGACCACCGCCGCGGCGCCCGAGACGACGGTGCGCATCCCGGACCCGGGGTGCGCGAGTCCCGGCGACTGGCGGCCGTTCGGCCTCGCCACCCACGACAACACGCTGTACGTCGGCGGCGTGTGCACCGCGGAGAGCACGCAACAGCGCGCGGATCTGAAAGCCGTCGTCTACACCTACGACGGCAAGCGGTTCACGACGGTGCTGACCCACCCGCTCACCGACAAGCGCGGCACCGTCTTCACCGGTGCCGGCGACGTCGCCCAGGCCACCCACTGGAACCCGTGGAACACCAGCCTGGCCACGTGGGACGCACGGAAGGTGGGCGGCGCCTTCATCGATCCACAGCCGGAGTTCGCCTCCCTCGCCTTCGCCCGCGACGGTTCGATGATCCTGGGATTCCGCGACCGGTTCATGGACGTTCTCAGCGCGAAGGGGCTGGACCCCCGCCCGGGGAACAGCACGCGGGAAGTCGGCATGTCCGGTGGTGACATCACCATGGCCTGCGCCACTCCCAGCGGCGGATACGCCTGGGAAGGCACCGGAAACTGCCCCAACCACGCCAACCGCGCCACCGACGGCGGCCAGAGCAACGGCGTCGTCGAATACTTCCCGGGCGACTTCTTCGCCGGCGGGCACCAGGAGACCGCGCTGGGGTCGGTGGCCTACATTCCACAGCAACAGTGGGTCGTCAGCACGGAGTTCGACCCGACCGTCAACATCGAAACCGCCGGGACCGGTTACTACGACATCACCACCGGTCAGGGCCCGGGCAACGCTCCGACCGCCAACGCGTACCAGTTCATCGGTCAGGAACAGAACGGATTCGGCAAGGCCGGCGGGCTCGGTGACATCGCGTACGCGGCGGCGAACGCGCCGATCCAGATCGGCAACCTCGTGTGGTTCGACGGCGACCACAACGGGGTCCAGGACCCGGCGGAGGTGCTGCTGCCGGGGGCGACGATCAACCTGCTGGACGCGGGCGGCAAGCAGGTCGCCACGACCAGGACCGATGCCGCCGGCGAGTACTACTTCGGCGGTGTCGGCGCGGCGTACCAGCTCACGCCGGGTGCGAAATACACGGTGCAGTTCGACGTGTGTACCGCGGACACCGGCAAGGTGCCCGGTCGGCCCGCGGCGAGCGAGCTGCGGTTCACGCTCCCGCGAGCCGGTGCCACCCGTGCACATGACTCCAATGTGACGCCGCCGACCACCGGTCGGTTGTGCAACGGCTACGCGCCGGTCACGGCGCCGGACAAGCCGGGCGGGGTCGATCACACGATCGACGCCGGGGTGTACATCCCGAAGGCAACACCGACTCCGACCCCGACTCCCACTCCGACCCCGACCTCGCCACCGGCCTCCACGCCGCCGTCACCCGGGCCGCCCGCCAGCCCGGCCCCGGCCGGCGGCGGCACGGGTTCGCTGGCACACACCGGTACGTCCGGGCTGCCGAAGATGATCGCCCTCGCCGGTCTGCTGGTGAGTGCGGGACTGGTCATCGCGTTCCTCAGCCGGCAGCGTCGCGCCCAGAAACACTGA
- a CDS encoding cysteine hydrolase family protein translates to MTYTEEWVTARARHAYEHGQASFAIRPERTALLVIDMQDEFVRPGWSPYWVPAATRMAPRLRRLVEDCRDASVPVIWTIFDDTHLGLDRPHALRFLPHADTDWRRPGPAEVWGRMGRRPDEVVIRKPSYGAFYDTPLDTVLRNLGRDTVVVTGTLTNYCCGTTARQAYERGYQVVFGSDVTATDDESRQEPELAVLRKGFALVLTAAEITDRLTAAVPAPDDGEPVRPKGHAPTTSPL, encoded by the coding sequence ATGACGTACACCGAGGAATGGGTGACCGCACGGGCGCGCCACGCCTACGAGCACGGCCAGGCATCGTTCGCCATACGACCCGAACGGACGGCGCTGCTGGTCATCGACATGCAGGACGAATTCGTCCGGCCCGGCTGGAGCCCCTACTGGGTGCCCGCTGCGACCCGGATGGCGCCCCGGCTGCGGCGACTGGTCGAAGACTGCCGGGACGCCTCGGTCCCGGTGATCTGGACCATCTTCGACGACACCCATCTCGGACTGGACCGGCCACACGCCCTGCGCTTCCTCCCGCACGCCGACACCGACTGGCGCCGCCCAGGCCCCGCCGAGGTCTGGGGCCGGATGGGTCGTCGCCCCGATGAGGTCGTGATCCGCAAACCGTCCTACGGGGCGTTCTACGACACCCCGCTCGACACCGTGCTGCGCAACCTCGGCCGCGACACGGTCGTCGTCACGGGAACACTCACCAACTACTGCTGCGGCACCACGGCCCGGCAGGCGTATGAACGCGGCTACCAGGTCGTCTTCGGATCCGATGTCACGGCCACCGACGACGAGTCCCGGCAGGAACCCGAACTCGCCGTTCTGCGCAAGGGCTTCGCGCTCGTCCTGACCGCCGCGGAGATCACCGACCGACTGACCGCGGCCGTCCCGGCGCCGGACGACGGGGAGCCGGTCCGCCCGAAGGGGCACGCGCCGACGACGTCACCGCTCTGA
- a CDS encoding PadR family transcriptional regulator → MLELAILGFLAEGPLHGYQLRHRIAHLSGHARPVSDGSLYPAINRLVRAGLLDRRTEPGTSAAQRHTLSLTDTGRRELLRRLREADGLDITDSTRYFTVLAFLSRLPDTTDQHAVLRRRLEFLEQPASFFHDGDRPLRADDTDDPYRRGMLTIARATSRAERSWLREVLA, encoded by the coding sequence ATGCTCGAACTCGCGATCCTGGGATTCCTGGCCGAGGGGCCGCTGCACGGCTATCAACTGCGGCACCGCATAGCGCACTTGTCCGGCCATGCCCGGCCGGTCAGCGACGGCAGCCTGTACCCGGCGATCAATCGACTGGTCCGTGCCGGGCTGCTCGACCGACGGACCGAACCGGGCACCTCGGCCGCCCAGCGCCACACCCTGAGCCTGACCGACACCGGCCGCCGCGAGCTGTTGCGCCGACTGCGGGAGGCCGACGGCCTCGACATCACCGACAGCACCCGGTACTTCACGGTCCTGGCCTTCCTCTCCCGGCTGCCCGACACCACCGACCAGCACGCGGTACTGCGCCGCCGACTGGAATTCCTGGAACAGCCCGCGAGCTTCTTCCACGACGGCGACCGCCCCCTGCGCGCCGACGACACCGACGACCCGTACCGGCGCGGCATGCTCACCATCGCCCGCGCCACCAGCCGCGCGGAACGGTCCTGGCTTCGGGAGGTGTTGGCCTGA
- a CDS encoding acyl-CoA dehydrogenase family protein has product MSIESRAESAAEPRSEHAAEALPPLDTAPTALVALAREAGYRGTPAPLAETLLVARPLLAAAGLAVPDGQLTVAAGPLDVRFTHVDTDSRVGPSGAAGTDDALRVSGTLHRVPWARAVEAAVVLTEGPGGGPVLFLLEATEWRQLAGTNLAGEPRDDLVLLDVAVPAERVRRVPAALVREAAWRSGLARAALIAGAARRCVELTVDHTAARVQFGRPLSHFQAVKQEEAKLVEEAALVAAAVEAAASALSEPDSAEFTAWLAAAQAAASVAEITRIAHQLHGAIGFTELSPLRLATTRMWSWRDEDGGERAWQQRIGRHVLDGGSGGLWQQVTGG; this is encoded by the coding sequence ATGAGCATCGAATCGCGCGCCGAATCCGCCGCCGAACCCCGCTCCGAACACGCCGCCGAGGCCCTGCCGCCGCTCGACACGGCCCCGACCGCCCTGGTGGCCCTGGCGCGGGAAGCCGGCTACCGCGGCACCCCGGCACCGCTCGCCGAGACGCTGCTCGTCGCACGCCCGTTGCTGGCCGCGGCCGGGCTCGCCGTCCCGGACGGCCAACTCACCGTGGCGGCGGGCCCGCTGGACGTGCGGTTCACCCACGTGGACACCGACAGCAGGGTCGGGCCGTCAGGAGCGGCAGGCACCGATGACGCCCTACGGGTCAGCGGCACGCTGCACCGGGTGCCGTGGGCCCGGGCCGTCGAAGCCGCGGTGGTGCTGACCGAGGGGCCGGGCGGCGGGCCCGTGCTCTTCCTCCTCGAAGCCACCGAGTGGCGGCAGCTGGCGGGCACCAACCTGGCGGGCGAGCCCAGGGACGACCTGGTGCTGCTCGACGTGGCCGTCCCCGCCGAGCGGGTCCGCCGCGTTCCGGCCGCGCTGGTCCGGGAGGCCGCATGGCGTTCCGGTCTGGCGCGGGCCGCCCTGATCGCCGGTGCGGCACGCCGCTGTGTCGAGCTGACGGTCGATCACACCGCCGCCCGTGTGCAGTTCGGCCGACCGCTGAGCCACTTCCAGGCCGTCAAGCAGGAGGAGGCCAAGCTCGTCGAGGAGGCGGCCCTGGTCGCCGCGGCCGTCGAGGCGGCCGCGTCCGCCCTGTCCGAACCGGACTCCGCGGAGTTCACCGCGTGGCTCGCCGCCGCACAGGCCGCCGCCTCGGTGGCCGAGATCACCCGCATCGCCCACCAACTGCACGGCGCGATCGGCTTCACCGAACTCAGCCCGCTCCGCCTGGCCACCACCCGCATGTGGTCCTGGCGCGACGAGGACGGCGGTGAACGGGCCTGGCAGCAACGGATCGGTCGGCACGTACTCGACGGCGGCAGCGGCGGGTTGTGGCAGCAGGTGACCGGCGGCTGA